DNA from Vicinamibacterales bacterium:
GAAGCGGTGATCAGTGCCAGAAATCAGGCTGTTGGTGGTCTGCAGAAAGCCGCCCAGGATCCCGGCAACGCGGAGGCGATCCGGGGGCTGGCCGGTGCCGAGGGTATGCTGACCGGCGCTATGGGTCGACTGTTTGCGTTGGCTGAGAGCTACCCGGACTTGAAAGCGAATCAGAACATGATGCAACTCAGTGAAGAGCTGACATCGACCGAGAACAAAGTCGCGTTCGCGAGACAGGCCTTTAATGATGGCGTGACGACCTACAACACCTACCGGCAGACGTTTCCCACTGTCATGTTCGCCGGCATGTTTGGACACGCACAGGACGCCGCGCTACTGGAGTTCGAGAGCGAACGGATTCAAGACATGCCCAAGATCTCGTTTTAAAAATGGCGACAGACTTCTTCGAGCGTCAAGACATCGCTAGGCGCAACAC
Protein-coding regions in this window:
- a CDS encoding LemA family protein, with amino-acid sequence MTPILILVIVLVLIVALAAMVMGIFNKLITYRNRYKNAFAQIEVQLKRRYDLIPNLVETAKGYMKHERETLEAVISARNQAVGGLQKAAQDPGNAEAIRGLAGAEGMLTGAMGRLFALAESYPDLKANQNMMQLSEELTSTENKVAFARQAFNDGVTTYNTYRQTFPTVMFAGMFGHAQDAALLEFESERIQDMPKISF